The genomic segment GTGGGGATTGAATTGCAGTTGAGCATTTTACATGACCACGAAATGATCAGAAAACTACCTGAAAGGGGAAAGaacagaaagaaacaaaagccAAAAAGCAACAGGACAGAGCTTATAAGCAACTAAGCATTTCCGTAAGCTTTGAAGCAGCAGCCAGGCCACTAAGAATCGCACCTTCGACATTTGGACTCACACAAAAATCTCCACAGATGGCCAATCTCTTCTTCCTATTCCAAAGACATTTCTGCTCCCTCGATATGCTCGCAGTTGGGAAAGCACTTCCCCTGGAAACATACCAAGCGATGGAAACAATGAAGTGAACAGTATAGAGCGGTAAGATTGAATGAAAATAGTTGACAGAAGGAAcagttaaaaaagagagaacacAGACATGCAAGTCTTACACTTGTGCTAATGTAAAAATTCATGATTCATGACGACATTCaacttcttatatatataagaagttGAATGTCGTCATGAATCATGAATTTTTACATAGGGGACAGCAGAACTGGATTTTCAATTCCAAACAAACTGAATCCTAACCCCTAGTTCTAACACTCAATCTATAATTTCCAGTAAGTTTTAATGCAAGTATGTAGTCTTGATGGTCAATCTTGTCATGAACATTGTGAAGATAACAGGCAACTAGCAGCAATGAATAACATGAGACAACCAATAGAAACTGCAGAATGTTTAAGATAGAAGAGCGCCAATTAAAGGATTCGGATGAACAGAATGTTGATTACATAGAGTTGAGTTCAAGAGTTAAATTGATGAGTTGGTgctaatcattaattttatcattctggaTAATCTCAGCATTCTGCATGCAAGAATAAACCTTTTGAAGACTCaggaaagagaagagagaaatccTATAGTGAAATGAGTATATAACATCTCAAAATGAGTAGATAACATCTCAAGAGAGAAATCCTATATTCATGCTGGTCAATTAATTAGATAAATGGAAGAAGCGAGATACATCATAGAAACAAAAGAGGAGAATGGAGAACAGAACAAGACTTGTGAAATTATTATCTGACTTGATtatttggaatttttatttcttctaatgAGGtttagcaaaaaacaaaattcccaaTTCAGCAGTTAAAGTAGTTTTCAGGTAGAAAGTTATTCCATTTCCTATTCTGTTAGTTTTCCTGTTCAGGAATTCCTATCCCTATTTTGATATTGGGTTTGTGGTTCTTGATGTTTCTTATGCCTGTTATATGTTGTTGATTAACAATTGATTATTAAGTATAAATAATTTTGCTTCTCCTTACTACTTGCTTCAAAAATCCCTAGCATTTCTCTTCTTTGTTCTTCTCCTCTCTGCTATCCTTCATGAATTTTGGCCATTAAGAAAGTTGCAAGTATGCCGACCAACTAATCAAAATCCCAGTTTCTTAAATAAACCTGAGAGATGTAGTGGTATGGACCATTTTAAAGGCCTTCGAACAAGCTAACTGATCTGGCCAGATAGTGCATCTTCCTTTCAAATTCCCAGTTTACTTTCTAATTCCAACAAAGTCATACCCTCACTCCCAAAATTTCTTCAATGAAgctgagagagagagtgtgtcaTGGACCATTAAAGTCTCTTTTAAAGGGCTTTGAAAGGCTAACTTAACTAGCCAGAAAGTTTTCTTCTCAGGCCTATTGGAGAAATGGGACGGTAAAAATGGAAACTGCATTGATTTTCAAAGCCTCATAGGACTAGAACAATGCAGAGATCCCAGAGCTAGTTCCATCAAGAAATTCAACAAATAGaagtaataataatgaaaatataggGCATTAATCCAAGTACCAACCATCTATGAGCTTTCATAAAAAATGGCCGAGGGATATTGAGCCCAATGCTTTGGAATTCTTGAAACAATTCTTCAGCTACTTTTGTTAATGTTGCGCTTGAAGGCTTCTGAAGGCCAGTTTGAGCAATTACGCCTCTTGCATAATTTGCTGTTGAATGTAATACCCATCGTTCACTGCACAGCAAAGCAAAATTGTAAATATAACTGAGCAACCTGAAACAGAAATTTGATTACTCTTCCAGTTATTCACTAATAAGGAAATACAGATGCATGCCTCGCAGTTGAACGACCAGGCTTGCTGCTGTCACAATGACTCCAgcttaaaatttcagaatttttaaatGAGAAGCCCTTTAGAGATATCTGAATCATGATACCAAAATTCCATCAGGAACACATGTAAGCTGCGTGAATAGCTGTGATGGAAGAAAACATGCAATAGAAATTGTGGTGCAACTAGAAAGCAGAGGTGTGAGAGCAAAATAAGGAAGGACAACAAAAGAGGATAGTGCATATGAAAAGGTTTTCAAAGCATTAACAAGCTTGGTTAAGAGATACATGATCGGTGACTTACTGAAGACAAGGGCTCCGAAAATGCTAGCATAAGAGCAAAGCATGGACTAACAGGAATATCCTGTAACTTCAATGCCAACTCTGGCGTCAAACTCAAATCTGAATCAATGAAAAACAACTAATGGTTGAGATATTAACTCAGGCTGTTCCGCACAGACAATGGCTCCAATAAGATAGAGAAAGGAAGGAAAGATAACCACTGTATGATTTATGTAACATCAAATGCTTTATGCAAATATTTGTAACAAAGGaacagattttttttgttctatgcCACAGAAAGGAACCAATAAAATGAGGGGACAGGAAAGAAAGCAGTGATAAAAATGTGTTTGTTTTATGTACTCTAAAAGAATACAAGTTTATTGAGAGGCTTGGGGAGGAGAGGGATAGGTTCATCATACCAAGAGGTGGTGGACGTCCTGTCACATCTGTAAATCTTGGAGAAGCTATGCTTTTGTCAGACACAACCACTCCACTAAAACGACCAAGATTTTGACCATCCAAACCCGTCAGAGACCATTTTTCATCATCTAAACACTCCAACCTCCCAATACTAACACCAAACTTACTTTCCACTCCTGAAAATATGTAAAAGGGAAGGCAGCAATTtttcaagatatatttttaacctCAGCCATGAAATATTCCCAGCAAAATGTAGCAAGATACTACATACCAGTCTCATTGCATAATGCTTTACAGATAGAATTCATGCCCGGTACACCAACATATTTCTTGCTTGGTGCTTCCTACATGAAATTGGCATTAAAGATACTTCATATGAATAAGAAGATATGACAAGTGAAAGTATCATTCTCTTTTGTTTACAATCATGCATCCAATTTCTGCATGTGTTTGTAAAACgttaaacaaaacaaacctcCCCAAAGTTAAATGACATTTTCATTTGTCTCCAAATTATATATTAGTTGCAGGATAGATAGAGCCCAGTGGATTGTATTATGGTTGAGAACAAGTGAATACAAATGAAAAATGTCATTCACTTTACAAAATCTAgcagaaaagatgaagaattcAAGATGAATGAAAGCTAAgtttatatgaaaagaaattttctAAAGGGATGACGTCAAAAGCCTTAACTTGAATACAGGCACCAGCATTTACTAATCATATGGGACACCAGCATCAAGGATGTATAATGCCGAGGCCTAAAATCTATGATCAGTAATCAGCGAACATGCAATTGATGGTACCAGGCATGTGCTTGAACAAGAATAGCATGGGATGGTCATAAACCTGTTCAATGTCAAGAAATTTCTTTGAGATGCAATCAAAAGAGCCAAAATTCTCTTTCCATTCTTCAACAAGACCTTTAGATTCCCATTCATGAACAAGCCTCAAGACATCACTGTTGCTCGCACTAAAAAATGGAGCACCATGGTCGAACAACAGCTCCTTCCCATCTTCAGATATTTCTCTATTAGAACGAGTAAcaggttatatttttttaacacatgCCAAACCATACACTACATCTTCTTGATTAGCACTATAAACTCTAGTAACATAATATAATTACTCCAAAAGGGCACTTCTTTCTTCTCACATTACGCAAAATATAATGATCTTGGTATGCTATGATCAAGTTCTAATGTCTCCTTGCAATGTTTAAGCCACCAATAagacccaaaaacaaaaacccatttcATACATTGTTGCAAATAACTTAAGAGATCATAATTAAAGAAAGTTCATTATAGGTaagctaattactttttttttctttttcaattcaagaaaatgtaaaaactaccaaaaataaaccaaatgaaagagaaagaagaagatataaAGAAGAGATCACCTTCTTTGAGACATGCGGCCACCAGGGCCTCGAGCAGATTCGAAGAGCGTCACAGAGATTCCATTCTTTGCTAGTGTTGATGCACATACTGCTCCTGATACTGCCACATTCATTCCATTTCTTTCAGCAATATTCTCAATATCTAAACATATAGTGCATGTCACAAACAGTAGAAACAAAGACGGAGGAGAGAGACATATACTTACTTCCACCTCCAACAACTGCGACTTTAGTTGCAACGTTGCTCATGGTGGTGGTGTCGATGGATGGATCGGTTTTGCAGAGACAAAAAGGCAGGAGCTTGTAGTTAAGGGTAGTTATGGTCATTTCCTGCCCTCCCTGGACCACTGGCTTTGGTTCGGTTTAATGTGGGTTCGACaagttttcaagatatttttagaattgtgaGCATAGGCAAGTGCATCGTTACTAAACCCGCCTAATAGTAGGTCGACGATCAGGGATAGGGTTGACTCGGCTCCGGCCTAAGTTTCACaaggttatttgtttttatatttaaaaatatgggatagggttgatatttttattttttcatgatttcatacTTCACTTTTAGATTTAGGCTATGTTGTTTACACAGCTGTGGCTTTGGTTGAAATAAAACACAGCAAACATATGTTTagttacagaaaaaaaaaattattaactgtTCATGAATCCTACCTTTTACTGCGTTGCAAACTTGGTAATCACGAAACAACATCCAGCTACTTTTGTTTCAACAGTAAACAATGGGCAACATATAACGCACtacatgctaattaattagcatgcacAGTGTAACGTGCATACAGTTCCGGTCGGACCGGTTCTGGCCAAACCGGTTCcggttcaaaacttaaaatacaTTGAACCAGGTCcaacccagtaaaataaaaattatttttaattttttaattattttttatttgaaaaacttaacattatttaatgacactacataaattagacatGGATCTCTTGATAaagtagcatttgcagaatttgatcgcaatctcaatttcgttcttgattatattttacctgatgttattgcgcgcttaaaaaaccaaaaaagttgtagtccttgtcggatgtatttcatacgtgatggaattatagatattttaatggaacaataaaaaatattttataaaaaatattatttatttcataatgtaataacaaaagttaaatctacaatatttaaattaaaaactatcaatattaatatatattttttaaaattattttacaacctcaatttcaaaagcattattaaccaaacacattaaactactttttttcaacctcaatttcaaccacagttttaatcaaacacctattttttcaaaccaacctcaattaaaagtactttttataaaacaacttttttcaaaccacaaccacaacagctaccgcaataccaaacacacacttaatagaaattgagttttttatttgagcTCTTATTTGAATTTCATAGGTTACGAGTTTGAGAGattacaagtttaaaaaattaacccaaatttagaaaattcatcaagatttgacttttttttaatttttaagctcgtgtttttttaaagtttcatCCATCAATATTCATTCAATTAGATATTAggttcaattatttattttttacatataagatttttcactaattttgagAATGACTCGGCttatctcaagtttttttatttgttgtttttaaaataaattttgtttttttgtttaaattaaattatttgattaaatataaacatgagatgaatttgagagattaactCAGGTTTAAGAGATTCATCAgggtttgtttgattttgttttctccttttaagttcatgttttttttttaattttatccttcaatatttgttcGATTGGATATTatgctatgttatttttttttctataggatttCTCACTAATTTTGAGAATGGTTTGAGTtatcttaaatctttttatttgtcatttaaaaaaaaattaacttgtttaaaatgaattttatttttggattggaTTAAGTTAATTGATTAGATAGAAATATGGGATGCGCTTGGAAGATTAACCCGGGCTTAGGGGATTTGCCCTGGTTTACTAggtttccttttttaaaaaaaaaaactcgtgtTTTTCAGTTCCATCCTTCAATAATTATGCGATTGAAAGTTGAgctctgttattttttatttgctttatataggatttttcactaattttaataataatcatgGTTATCTcgagtatttttattatgactATAAGTCACAAACAAGTTTTTCAAATCTTgtgataaaaaatgaataataactaaaagaatttaaaataaaaattagtagtgaattattaatctttttttaaaagatattcttggtcatccctttttttttgtcatatttgaaagtatagtaattttaattaacatctTTGTTTTCCTGTCAATATGAAGgttcttattgttttatttcGTAACAGAACTTGGAAGCATTCAGAATGTTAGATGTTACACCTACAGGGAATTAAGAAATGCTACCGAAGGTTTTAGTACGGCCAACAAAATTGGGGAGGGTGGTTTTGGTTCTGTATACAAGGTAACTGAATGATTGTTATTATAATACATGACTAATGATATCAAAGTAGTTTTATATggtatttttgtgtttcttttaattgtgaATGGTACTTAAGAAATGATTATGGATGTTCAGGGACGGCTGAAACATGGGAAGATAGCTGCTATAAAAGTTCTTTCAGCCGAGTCGAGACAAGGGGTGAAAGAGTTCTTAGCAGAGATTAAAGCAATGTCAGAGATAGAGCATGAAAACTTGGTTAAGCTGTATGGATGTTGCGTAGAAGATAATCACAGAATTCTAGTTTACAATTACCTTGAGAACAATAGCCTTGCGCACACTCTTCTTGGTAATTCTtgaatatcttcttcttttgaaaTACTGATGTTTTGGTTTACACCATTGAAAAATAGTTCTGCctttttgagcttgaaacttcaTGAACAATTCATGTATATATTCCTCTCAAAATATACTTATCTGCTTTTATTACACTGAGAATCTTGGTACCAGTAAACATATATGCACATGCATATGCATATGAACCCATATGATTTATGCAAAGCTTGCTTTTATTCCATGAATCGATTGGCATCTGAGTGCTCAAGTATTTTTTCACTTTCAGATGGAGGTCATAGTCACAGCAATATCCAGTTTAGTTGGAGAACACGGACTAAGATATGCATTGGGGTAGCAAGAGGGCTTACTTTCCTTCACGAGGAAGTCAAACCATACATCGTTCATAGAGATATCAAAGCAAGCAATATTC from the Populus nigra chromosome 1, ddPopNigr1.1, whole genome shotgun sequence genome contains:
- the LOC133693523 gene encoding uncharacterized protein LOC133693523; its protein translation is MTITTLNYKLLPFCLCKTDPSIDTTTMSNVATKVAVVGGGISGAVCASTLAKNGISVTLFESARGPGGRMSQRREISEDGKELLFDHGAPFFSASNSDVLRLVHEWESKGLVEEWKENFGSFDCISKKFLDIEQEAPSKKYVGVPGMNSICKALCNETGVESKFGVSIGRLECLDDEKWSLTGLDGQNLGRFSGVVVSDKSIASPRFTDVTGRPPPLDLSLTPELALKLQDIPVSPCFALMLAFSEPLSSISLKGFSFKNSEILSWSHCDSSKPGRSTASERWVLHSTANYARGVIAQTGLQKPSSATLTKVAEELFQEFQSIGLNIPRPFFMKAHRWGSAFPTASISREQKCLWNRKKRLAICGDFCVSPNVEGAILSGLAAASKLTEMLSCL
- the LOC133676038 gene encoding cold-responsive protein kinase 1-like produces the protein MGCAWKINPGLGDLPWFLLFYFVTELGSIQNVRCYTYRELRNATEGFSTANKIGEGGFGSVYKGRLKHGKIAAIKVLSAESRQGVKEFLAEIKAMSEIEHENLVKLYGCCVEDNHRILVYNYLENNSLAHTLLDGGHSHSNIQFSWRTRTKICIGVARGLTFLHEEVKPYIVHRDIKASNILLDKDLTAKISDFGLAKLIPDNQTHVSTRVAGTLGYLAPEYAIRGKLTRKADLYSFGVLLLEIVSGRNNTNTRLSVEDQYLLEWV